Below is a window of Phocoena sinus isolate mPhoSin1 unplaced genomic scaffold, mPhoSin1.pri scaffold_33_arrow_ctg1, whole genome shotgun sequence DNA.
NNNNNNNNNNNNNNNNNNNNNNNNNNNNNNNNNNNNNNNNNNNNNNNNNNNNNNNNNNNNNNNNNNNNNNNNNNNNNNNNNNNNNNNNNNNNNNNNNNNNNNNNNNNNNNNNNNNNNNNNNNNNNNNNNNNNNNNNNNNNNNNNNNNNNNNNNNNNNNNNNNNNNNNNNNNNNNNNNNNNNNNNNNNNNNNNNNNNNNNNNNNNNNNNNNNNNNNNNNNNNNNNNNNNNNNNNNNNNNNNNNNNNNNNNNNNNNNNNNNNNNNNNNNNNNNNNNNNNNNNNNNNNNNNNNNNNNNNNNNNNNNNNNNNNNNNNNNNNNNNNNNNNNNNNNNNNNNNNNNNNNNNNNNNNNNNNNNNNNNNNNNNNNNNNNNNNNNNNNNNNNNNNNNNNNNNNNNNNNNNNNNNNNNNNNNNNNNNNNNNNNNNNNNNNNNNNNNNNNNNNNNNNNNNNNNNNNNNNNNNNNNNNNNNNNNNNNNNNNNNNNNNNNNNNNNNNNNNNNNNNNNNNNNNNNNNNNNNNNNNNNNNNNNNNNNNNNNNNNNNNNNNNNNNNNNNNNNNNNNNNNNNNNNNNNNNNNNNNNNNNNNNNNNNNNNNNNNNNNNNNNNNNNNNNNNNNNNNNNNNNNNNNNNNNNNNNNNNNNNNNNNNNNTTTTACTACCCACATCCCCgaaattgtttccttctttacttatgcgttctttttcaattttatttatttatttatttatttggttgcaccgggtctcagttgcagcaggcgggGTCCTTACTTGTGCCTCAAGGGCTCCGCacttgtgacatgtgggctccccagttgcagcaggcaggctcctttagTTATGACTTGCAGGCTCCTTAAATGTGgcgtgcgaactcttagttgcagcatgcatgtgagacctagttccctgaccagagttcgaacctgggccacctgcattgggaCCAAGGAGTCTTAACACTGCACCAGCACGGAAGTTCCAATTATGTGTTCTTTTATTCATTGGCAGGTATACATACTTCTTAgcttttttcccctgtgttttttataaatacagaaaagagagtAACAACTTAAAATAGAATGAAGGAAAGGCCTAATGTATCTGAGTTTTTCTCAGCACGAAAGGAAATGTTTGCCAGCAAGAACTGTGGCAAGGTTATCCCAGATGTGAACTGTCTTTACTACCCAGGGGCTCAGAACCCTTCTGAAGCTTCCTATTTGTCCAGGACAGCTCCGTTATGACTCACCGCACAGGACCATGTGacactcaacatttaaaaattagtcttcatttctccttcccaGCAGACAGCTTCAGTTGGAGaaagtaatttcattttcttatgtactcattcattcactcagtcaacAGACCATCACTCCTCTATTATAATACAAGATCTATGCTTGTTTCTGGTAGCAAGGAAAGAATAATATATGGTTCCTTCAAGCACTTAAGGAGCTCATAAACTAGTGACAGAGGAAGATGCACACACAATTCAATAAAGATTAACAATGCTTTgactttatttgtattatttgattttttatgactatatttatatacttactCTGTTCAGAATGGAAATGGACATCTAAGAAGGAACTAGTGATGTAAAATATCCACAGTAATATAGAAGTTCTTTAGAGAGTTAAGACTGGAAATATTTGCACTCTCAAAGAAGCTTGTTAATGCAGATGAACCTCTAATTCTTTTCGTTgcttcatttacatttatagagGTATACATATTCCCTCTTCTAACAGGGGTTAGTAACTTGGGGAGGGGGTGCTACAGATTCAGGTCCTAATTCAGTGGCAGGTCCATCTTGTCTCCTCTTCAGTTCATATTCTGAAGCAGTATCTACAGGATGAGATGAGTAAAACAGTCCATTCCTTTGCTTACCCCCAGCCCCATAATAGGCTTCTGCTGGGCTTCCTTGGATGCTTTCATCATCACTTTCACCACCGGGTGTCAGGGAACCTTCTGTTAATCAGGGGCCCTGGAAATGATGCAGAAAAGTActgactgaaaaataataaataacatttatttagggCTCACTGTGAACTCATTGCTTAAAATGTCCTACTTAATCTTCACAAACACTTAATGAAATAGGAATTAATAAATCTCAGGTATATCCAATATAAGTTTCTATGTAGGGTTGTGATACTTTTAGGTTTTTTATGTCTTTAGGTTCATCTCGGCACCAGACATAAGGCGGTTCAACATAATACGCCTGCCCTAAGCAGCTCCAGATGCCGAGAATTGGCAAATTACTACTTTGATTTCCATGGGTGGTCAAAAAGTATCATCAAGGTAAACTCTGTAGATTTTCTTTGACTAACCAGACTCTTTTCAACATTGAACTCCTAGACTTTAGAGAGCAGAATAGAACATGGCTATGGGGAGGAGATGTGAGAGACTTCCACATAGAAGTATCTGAGCATTAGCCTGCCACCTAGAATTAGTGATAATCTCAATGACTTGGATGGTGCTGTCCATAATTTTCTCCAGTATTTGTATGGTATATCATAAAAAACAGTGGCCCATATCTAGTCATTCATTTGTAAGTCTCAGTTGATTTTGAAGGGGTAGCATACCTAAACTATTTCCTGGGATTGCTggagtttagtttttatttctaacaacagTATATGTTGAAGTCTAGCCTTTAATTCAAAATCCTAACAGCTTCGGGATCTTTGTAAccttgaagaaagggaaaatgaagatATTGTGACACCACTTCAGAAGCAAAGCCTGAAGTTCTTCTGTTCTTTAGAGGTGGTGTTACCCTCCCATGAGTGCAGGAGTCCTGGAGTTGGCATGGCTGAGGAACCTTTGGATAAGTTGGAGGAAGGTCTGTTttccagtatgtgtgtgtgtggggaggtgaggCAGTGggatttctctgttttcctttctttctgaaactCAAATTTTCAGATACATGATCATCTTTTCTAAGCAACTAAAGCCCTGGGCAGAATTTTTCTGCCTGACAATATCGGTTTTTATCTTAGGCAATACGTGACAGGACCTTATACTTTAGAATTTTAATACTGAGTGCCTGCCAAGAAGCTTAGGAGGAGGGaaaattagttttttttgttttgttcttttgggggttttttttgttaataATATGTTTTGTGCTAAAATAGTCCTTCAAATGCACATGTCTTCTGGCCTTCAGTTATCCCAACAAAATCATTGTCTAAAGATTGAAATAAACTCTTGTGTAAATGTTCAGTCCTTTGCCTCTTATAGAAGGGCCTGAgcagaaaaagtaaatatagatCCCTAGAAAGGGGATTCCGACTGGTACTGTTTTCCTAGAATCCATGGCACTTGGGCTTAGGGTTTTAAGTCAGAGGCAGGGCTGTTAACTAATGAGGTGGAGGAGGCTCCACCATCCACCTGAGTGGGTGATGGTTGAGTAGAGGCAGGATCATCTGCACTGCAACCAAATCTATctcactgtatgattccagccCTTTACGCAGAGGAGAGCAGGGTCTGTAGCAGTGCAGCCTCAGCTTGTGCATTTGAAATCTGTGAGTAGTATGAGATTTGTGCCAcgtttttggtttgcatttcccgtCTAGTATTTTAGGAACTTCCAGAATAGATCTGAGCAGTAAACATGTGCCATGCCAGGGTATACCTGCAACAGAGACATTCACCTGTACCCCAGTGTTGTGCCTGCCCTTAATCACTAAGGTAATGATCTAAGAATCACAgatgcatttttagttttaaacatataatctagaaatcagttattcatatagGCATTTTAAATTCATCTGTTTTGGTGGGATTTAGGGTCATTATTGTTCTTTATGAAAAGGAAGATAACCCAGAAGCTTGCTATTCAGAAAGCTATGACAGATGCATTTCAGAAATTGCTGATTGTTGTTTTAAGTAAGACCTTTTTAATTGTCGTTGAAGTGCTTCAGTTGCAGTgagcaaataaatttttttgaaaagttaattgGATGAAAATAATGGTTATCTAAAACATTACATATTCTTTCATTCACCAGATGCTTTCACAGCAGGAGTCTTACATTTGTTCTTTGTGGCATTTATGAGAAAAAACGACAGCAAATATTATTGTCCCCAGTGTTTAGATATAGAATCACTTGCCTCAGTTCATACAGAAAATGTTTGATCCACTTCTTCCTCAATTGCTTGCTTATCATACAGAGTAGTGTAGTGATTATAAGCCTTGGACACCTGTGTTTGAGTCCTAACATTGTCTcttagattttgttgttgttgttgtagttttAGGTTTTTCCAACCAGAGACATTTGAAGGTATTTAATATCTCTAAGCTGcaatttctttatctgcaaataGGGTTAGTAATTCAGCTTACCACCAAATGGGGGATATTGTAAGAGTAAATGGGCTGATGAATGTAACAAGCTTAGAGCTATGCCTGAAACATAGTAAGTAGACAAAGTATAttgactattattattaccattgttTTCTTGTTGAAGAGTTTATTAGATTATGTTTTTGGAATCagtttaatttcagttttcatttctgatatattGGGTGAATATGATTCTTATATAATAATCAGCTACGTTTTTGTGAGTCTTGAAACTGGTCATGCTATTGAATAGCGTTAATTGTGTTCCTTATTGAGTTATACAGCGGTGAGAATGTCACAGGCTGTGCCCAAAGGAAACTTTATGATTAGTAGATTCCCGGAACAGAATTGCTCCCCTGCTTCACAGCCCTGCAGGCTGAGAAATCCAAGCTAAGTTGTCAGAGAGCTTATTGGCTTGTAAGAGTTGACCCTGGATTGGTCTTAGCCTTCCAACCTGGGCAGTCGTTCCGGTGAAGTTTGACTTCTCTGGTCATCAGACAGAATCTCCATCAGCTGTCAACTCTGGGTAACAACATTTAAGAACCAAATTAAATGCCTGGGTTGTTTGTGCCTAATATGCCAAGGTACTCCTTATATGTACCCAAAACTCCTTAGACCAATAAGCCTGGTGTCTCTAGCTTGCCTTGAGGAAAGCTGTATTGTCCAAAGGGTACATGGGCCAGTTTCTGCCAGTAGAGTGTTCAAatgctccctctctctgtctccaaaGCTTTGTTCATTTTATCTGGTAGAATTTTTGTCCCAAGGAGTAGGCACTTGCCTTGCTTCTAATAGGAAGTATCTATTATAGTCCAGTGGTATCTTTCCCAGGTTTGAACTCACGTTGACCCCCACCTAATGCCTTACTATTTAATTGTATTCTGattgaacatttttgtttctaCAGCTTTTAATTTCTATGTCCTTATTCCTTAGTGCTTATTTCTAAGATCATAAAGTTTTTGAACCCAAGTTGATACTTCTTATATATGTTTTCACgaataattatgataaaaactgaagTGTCAGATGAGGGAACTTCTAGGAAAATGCTATTTTCTGCTTTTAGAAGTCAAAAGAATGTCTAATTATTCGGTGCTACCATTGTGTACAGGAAGTTTTAGAACAAGAAAACCTCTGAATTGATCCTTGTTAACTTTATTTCAGAAAGTGGTAAAACAGCTGTGGCATATAGACCCTGTGAACAGGTGACAGATGCTAGAATTGAAGAAGAACTACAGGATTTAATTCAAGTATGTGGAAATAAAAGCTCAAGCGGTATACAGCCAATGTagccataattcaaaacaacCAGCAGGATTTGGAAGATTTAGGCATGTCTACTCAGCTCTGTCTTCCTTAGGGAAATGTGAAACTCTGAAAGTGCTTTTGAGGCAGGGAATTTCTAGGACTTTTCCAAG
It encodes the following:
- the LOC116748296 gene encoding RAD52 motif-containing protein 1-like → MAGSLESIKVEVEEAEYRFSNIPHVDMFSVSVHLGTRHKAVQHNTPALSSSRCRELANYYFDFHGWSKSIIKLRDLCNLEERENEDIVTPLQKQSLKFFCSLEVVLPSHECRSPGVGMAEEPLDKLEEGSLLFFMKRKITQKLAIQKAMTDAFQKLLIVVLKSGKTAVAYRPCEQVTDARIEEELQDLIQVSYFSCQPCGQREEECLSDFSFQEEVFRLPELD